Below is a window of Yimella sp. cx-51 DNA.
GTCTGGCCGCAGAAGCAGACCTCGATCTCGTCGAGGTGGCACCCCAGGCGAAGCCGCCGGTCGCCAAGCTCATGGACTACGGCAAGTTCAAGTACGAAGCTGCCCTGAAGGCCCGTGAGGCACGCAAGAACCAGGTCAACACGGTCATCAAGGAGATCAAACTCCGACCCAAGATCGACCCGCACGACTACCAGACCAAGCTCGGCCACGTGGAGCGCTTCCTCAAGGCCGGCGACAAGGTCAAGGTGACGATCTGGCTTCGTGGCCGTGAGCAGTCACGTCCGGAGCTGGGTTTCCGCCTGCTGCAGCGTGTCGCCGAAGACATCGGCGAACTCGGCTTCGTCGAGAGCTCGCCCAAGCAGGACGGCCGCAACATGATCATGGTGCTCGGTCCGACCCGCAAGAAGGCCGAGGCCAAGGCAGAAGGCCGCCGTCGTCGCGAGCAGGCAGCAGCCGCGTCGGACGCCGACGCCAAGAAGGACGCGCCGGCAGCCGACACCGCCGACGTGGTCGAATCCGAGACCGCCACCCCGTAAGACAGCTACACCCCGCCGCATCCCTCCACCGAGGGTGGCGGCCAGACGACCGGCGCCCGCGCGTCGGAACAGCGAAGATGAAGGAGATCGGCTCATGCCGAAGATGAAGACCCACAGTGGTGCCAAGAAGCGCTTCCGCGTGACCGGCTCCGGCAAGGTGATGCGTCAGCGTGCGCGCCACGTGCACAAGTTCCAGGAGCGCAGCAAGACGGCCACCCGTCGTCTCGTTCCGGACGTCGTCGTCGCCAAGTCCGACGAGAAGAAGATCAAGAAGCTTCTCGGTAAGTAACAGCCCACTTTGCATTTCGTCCTGACCCTGTCAGGACAGCCCCAGAACGAAGGAGATTCACGTGGCACGCGTGAAGCGGGCAGTCAACGCCCAGAAGAAGCGCCGTACCGTCCTCGAGCAGGCGAGCGGCTACCGCGGCCAGCGCTCGCGCCTGTACCGCAAGGCCAAGGAGCAGGTCACCCACAGTCTCGGTTACAGCTACCGTGACCGCCGCGCCAAGAAGGGCGACTTCCGTCGCCTCTGGATCCAGCGCATCAACGCCGGCGCCCGCGCCAACGGCATGACCTACAACCGTTTCATCCAGGGTCTGAAGAACGCTGAGATCGAGGTCGACCGTCGCATGCTGGCCGAGCTGGCCGTCAACGACGAGGCAGCGTTCGCTGCCCTGGTCGAGATCGCCAAAGCGAACGTCAGCACCGAGTCCTCGGCAGACGCCAAGGCCGACGTCGCCTGACGCAGCTGAACAACCGACGAACGCCGGTGGAGCCCGTCCTGTCAAACCCGCAGTCCGAGCGGGTGAAGAAGGTTCGTGCGCTGCACCGGCGTTCGTCGCGTCTAAGGGCGGGCCTCTTCCTCGCCGAAGGACCGCAAGCCGTCCGCGAACTGCTGTGCTTCCGGCCCGAGACCGCACAAGCGGTGTACGTGTTGGACGGTGCCAGCGGCGCTGTCCTGACCGAACTCTGCGAACTCGCCCGCGACCGAGCAGTGCCGCTGTTCGCGGTCACCGAGCAGGTGATGGCCGCCATGTGCGATGCCCAGCACCCGCAAGGGATCGCGGGGGTCGCGCGGCCGGTCGACGTGCTGCTGCACGATGCGCTGGACGGCGAGGGGTTCGTGGTCGTGCTGACCAATGTGCGCGATCCCGGTAACGCCGGCACGGTGTTGCGCGGAGCGGACGCCGCTGGTGCGCGCTGTGTGCTGGTCAGCGACTCCAGTGTCGATCTCTACAACCCCAAAGTGGTGCGCTCCACCGTCGGCTCGCTGTGGCACCTGCCGGTGAGCATCGGACGGACGATCCCCGAGATCTTCGAAGCCTGCCGGTCGGCAGGGCTCACCCTGTTGGCCGCCGATGGCGTCGGCAACACGCTGTTGCCCGACACGGAGTTGTCGCAGCCGCACGCGTGGGTCTTCGGCAATGAGGCGTGGGGTCTGGAGCCAGAGGTGCGCGATGCGTGTGACGAGGTCGTGCGGGTCCCTATCTACGGTCACGCCGAGTCCTTGAATCTGGCCATGGCGGCCACCGTCTGCATGTACGCCAGCGCCGCCGCTGCCCACCCGAAACTCGGGTGAGACCCACGATGGCGCGTCGATAGACTCCGACGTGGCCCCGAGCGCCGTGCATCGTCGCGGCGAGCGTCCACCCCGTGCCATTGAGCACGACTGACTACCACCGAGATCACTGAGACGAGAGCGATGTCAGGCCCCAATACTTCGTACGACCCCGTCGAGGTCGCAGCTCTCGACCCTGCTCAGATCGAGCAGGCCGTGCAGGACGCCCTCGCGGCGATCGCTGCAGCGACCGATCTCGACCAACTCAAGCTCGTGCGTACCGCCCACCAGGGCGACAAGTCGCCGCTGGCACTGGCCAACCGTGAGATCGGTGCGCTCCCGCCGACCGCGAAGGCCGAGGCGGGCAAGCGCGTCGGTCAGGCCCGCGGTCAGGTCGGCGCAGCACTCAAAGAACGCCAAGCCCAACTCGAGATCGAGCGCGACGAGCGCATCTTGGTCGAGGAGGCCGTCGACGTCACCGTCGTCTCGCAGCGGCGCCCGCTGGGCCGCCGCCACCCCACTGAACTCATGGGCGAACGCATCGCCGACATCCTCGTGGGCATGGGCTGGGAGATCGCCGAAGGGCCCGAGGTCGAAGCAGAGTGGTTCGTCTTCGACGCCCTCAACTTCGACGCCGATCACCCGGCACGTCAGATGCAGGACACCTTCTACCTCGAGCCCGCCGACGGCGGTCTGGTGCTGCGCACCCACACCTCACCTGTGCAGGCGCGCGCCATGCTTGAGCGCGGTGCACCGCTCTACATCGGCTGCCTGGGTCGGGTGTTCCGCACCGACGAACTCGACGCCACCCACATGCCGGCTTTCCATCAGATCGAGGGCCTGGCCGTCGACGAAGGTCTGACGATGGCCCACCTGAAGGGCACCCTCGACCGACTGGCGACGGAGTTGTTCGGCGAGGGCATCATCACGCGTTTGCGCCCGTCCTACTTCCCGTTCACCGAGCCGTCGGCCGAGATGGACCTGCGCTGCTTCGTCTGTCGCGGTGAAGATCCCGACTGCCGCGCGTGCTCCGGCACCGGCTGGATCGAGTGGGGCGGTTGCGGGATGGTCAACCAGAACGTCCTGCGCGCCTGCAATGTCGACCCTGACAAATACTCCGGTTTCGCGTTCGGCATGGGTGTCGACCGAGCCCTGATGTTCCGCACCGGTGCCGCCGACATGCGGGAAATGATCGAGGGCGATGTGCGCTTCAACAACCAGTTCGGAATGGAGATCTGATGCGGGTGCCGATCGATTGGCTGCGCGAGTACGTCGCGGTCCCGACCGACGCCCGCGGTGTCGACGTGGCAGCCGCCCTCGTCAAGGTCGGTCTGGAGGAGGAGGGCATCCACGGCGGTGACATCACCGGTCCGCTGGTGGTCGGCCGAGTCATCTCCAAGGAGCCCGAGGAGCAGAAGAACGGCAAGACGATCAACTGGTGCCAGGTCGACGTCGGTGACGCCAACGGCAACGGCGAACCCCAGGGCATCGTGTGCGGCGCGCACAACTTCGACGCCGGCGACTGGGTGGTCTGCGTCCTGCCCGGCGCGGTGCTGCCCGGCGGGTTCGAGATCTCCGCGCGCAAGACCTACGGCCACGTCTCGGCCGGAATGATCTGTGCCGCAGACGAACTCGGCCTTCCAGACGACGGCTCCGGCGGCATCATCCGGCTCTCCGAGATCCTCCCGGGTGTCGAACTCACGCCGGGGCAGGACGCCCTGCCGTTGCTCGGACTCGACCGGGAGACGGTGGAGATCAATGTGACGCCCGATCGCGGCTACTGCTTCTGCATCCGCGGCGTAGCGCGCGAGTACTCCCATTCCACCGGTGCGCAGTTCGTCGATCCGGCGCTCGCGCTGGCCGCCAAGGCCCCGACCGCCACTGGTTCGGGCTTCGGCGTCGAGGTAGACGACCAACACCCGATGAACGACAACCTGGGCTGCACCCGGTACGTGGCGCGGATCGTGCGCGGCATCGATCCGTCCGCCCCCACCCCGGCCTGGATGGCCACCCGCCTGACCGAAGCCGGCATGCGTCCCATCTCGCTCGCGGTAGACATCACCAACTACGTGATGCTCGCCCTCGGCCAGCCGTTGCACGCTTTTGACGTCGACACCCTCACCGGACCCATCGTGGTGCGACGGGCCCGCCAGGGGGAGCAGCTGAAGACCCTCGACGATGTCGACCGCTCGCTCTTCGCCGAGGATCTCCTCATCACCGACGCCGGCGAGAAGCCCTTGGCGATCGCCGGTGTCATGGGTGGTGAAGACTCCGAGGTGAGCGACTCCACGCGCAGCGTGCTCATCGAGGCCGCCCGCTTCGACCCCACATCGATCGCCCGCTCGGCCCGCCGGCACAAGCTGGCCACCGAGGCATCGAAGCGCTTCGAGCGTGGTGTCGACCCCGAACTCGCCCCGGCCGCAGCGCAATTGGCGGTTGATCTGCTCGTCGAGTTCGGCGGCGGCACCGCTGATGAAGCAGTCACGGATGTCTACACCCCGCTTGTTCGGCCCGTGATTGAGCTCGATGCCGACC
It encodes the following:
- the infC gene encoding translation initiation factor IF-3; the protein is MSVEPRINDRIRVPEVRLVGPNGEQVGIVRVEDALRLAAEADLDLVEVAPQAKPPVAKLMDYGKFKYEAALKAREARKNQVNTVIKEIKLRPKIDPHDYQTKLGHVERFLKAGDKVKVTIWLRGREQSRPELGFRLLQRVAEDIGELGFVESSPKQDGRNMIMVLGPTRKKAEAKAEGRRRREQAAAASDADAKKDAPAADTADVVESETATP
- the rpmI gene encoding 50S ribosomal protein L35, with the translated sequence MPKMKTHSGAKKRFRVTGSGKVMRQRARHVHKFQERSKTATRRLVPDVVVAKSDEKKIKKLLGK
- the rplT gene encoding 50S ribosomal protein L20, giving the protein MARVKRAVNAQKKRRTVLEQASGYRGQRSRLYRKAKEQVTHSLGYSYRDRRAKKGDFRRLWIQRINAGARANGMTYNRFIQGLKNAEIEVDRRMLAELAVNDEAAFAALVEIAKANVSTESSADAKADVA
- a CDS encoding RNA methyltransferase, producing the protein MEPVLSNPQSERVKKVRALHRRSSRLRAGLFLAEGPQAVRELLCFRPETAQAVYVLDGASGAVLTELCELARDRAVPLFAVTEQVMAAMCDAQHPQGIAGVARPVDVLLHDALDGEGFVVVLTNVRDPGNAGTVLRGADAAGARCVLVSDSSVDLYNPKVVRSTVGSLWHLPVSIGRTIPEIFEACRSAGLTLLAADGVGNTLLPDTELSQPHAWVFGNEAWGLEPEVRDACDEVVRVPIYGHAESLNLAMAATVCMYASAAAAHPKLG
- the pheS gene encoding phenylalanine--tRNA ligase subunit alpha, which encodes MSGPNTSYDPVEVAALDPAQIEQAVQDALAAIAAATDLDQLKLVRTAHQGDKSPLALANREIGALPPTAKAEAGKRVGQARGQVGAALKERQAQLEIERDERILVEEAVDVTVVSQRRPLGRRHPTELMGERIADILVGMGWEIAEGPEVEAEWFVFDALNFDADHPARQMQDTFYLEPADGGLVLRTHTSPVQARAMLERGAPLYIGCLGRVFRTDELDATHMPAFHQIEGLAVDEGLTMAHLKGTLDRLATELFGEGIITRLRPSYFPFTEPSAEMDLRCFVCRGEDPDCRACSGTGWIEWGGCGMVNQNVLRACNVDPDKYSGFAFGMGVDRALMFRTGAADMREMIEGDVRFNNQFGMEI
- the pheT gene encoding phenylalanine--tRNA ligase subunit beta; its protein translation is MRVPIDWLREYVAVPTDARGVDVAAALVKVGLEEEGIHGGDITGPLVVGRVISKEPEEQKNGKTINWCQVDVGDANGNGEPQGIVCGAHNFDAGDWVVCVLPGAVLPGGFEISARKTYGHVSAGMICAADELGLPDDGSGGIIRLSEILPGVELTPGQDALPLLGLDRETVEINVTPDRGYCFCIRGVAREYSHSTGAQFVDPALALAAKAPTATGSGFGVEVDDQHPMNDNLGCTRYVARIVRGIDPSAPTPAWMATRLTEAGMRPISLAVDITNYVMLALGQPLHAFDVDTLTGPIVVRRARQGEQLKTLDDVDRSLFAEDLLITDAGEKPLAIAGVMGGEDSEVSDSTRSVLIEAARFDPTSIARSARRHKLATEASKRFERGVDPELAPAAAQLAVDLLVEFGGGTADEAVTDVYTPLVRPVIELDADQPSKVVGVDYTCEQVVSVLEQIGCAVEQPGDHLRVTPPTWRPDLTTWPDLVEEVARIQGYASIPSIVPAAPGGRGLTDAQRGRRIAANVLAAQGFTEIWSAPFVSEKSFDLLGYAANDVRRTTVRVANPLSEEEPLIRTAVLPNVLDALRRNVSRGQHEVALFEHGLVIAGPAGRAPTYPVGTYPGAEAVAQIEEAVPAQPRHLAWAMTGEQDHSGWWGKGRSADWADAIAVARSLADALAVPLQVRTGAVMPFHPGRCAELVLANGTVIGAAGELHPKVVSALGLSGRPVGGELDLDALVAAAGNPQAVGLSNFPIVQSDVALTVDSAVRAGEVLETLRSAAGAELEAIELFDSYEGDQVGQGKKSLAFRMTFRGHRTLKTDEVNQWRDAAVSAAGRVHGAVQRGA